The Prevotella melaninogenica genome window below encodes:
- a CDS encoding glycoside hydrolase family 71/99-like protein — MKLKLVFTIAAVSGLLFASCADSYEGAPKKPEGSQQTTQVVPVAVTKSNTMQVYAHYMPWFETTTSNPKNEGKWGYHWTMKNCDPNKTDANGKRQIASHYYPQTGPYASGDEAVLDYQCLLMKYAGLDGVMVDWYGVNSDNSIALHKSNTEALFRALKRAGLKMSVVYEDRTLEGVTDKVGTVRQDLRYLAENFFKDDSYVKVEGRPLLLDFGPIQMESPKDWYRSFSILTTKPMFLVLEGKMGSVNNATYSDNAQGVYTWVNPNPNYAIAKGYKCFVGGAMPGFWDYYKEGEGGTGYQTYNAENGALFQRQLDAARQAGLKYLQISTWNDYGEGTTIEPTLEYGYKYLLMLQKFTGVSYQQADLELIYRWYQARVAQPNNAKVKEAYNALVQLKTGEAKALLDAVNGKN, encoded by the coding sequence ATGAAGTTGAAATTAGTATTTACAATTGCAGCTGTCTCAGGATTGCTTTTTGCGTCTTGTGCAGACAGCTATGAGGGTGCACCTAAGAAGCCTGAAGGCAGTCAGCAGACTACGCAAGTCGTGCCTGTTGCCGTTACGAAGTCAAACACTATGCAGGTGTATGCACATTATATGCCTTGGTTTGAGACGACCACATCCAACCCTAAGAACGAAGGAAAGTGGGGTTACCACTGGACAATGAAGAACTGTGACCCTAACAAGACCGATGCTAATGGCAAAAGACAGATAGCTTCACACTATTATCCACAGACGGGTCCTTATGCAAGTGGCGATGAGGCTGTGTTGGATTATCAGTGTTTGCTGATGAAATATGCCGGCTTAGACGGTGTAATGGTCGACTGGTATGGCGTTAATAGTGATAATTCTATCGCCTTACATAAGTCGAATACTGAAGCACTCTTCCGTGCTTTGAAACGTGCAGGGCTCAAGATGAGTGTCGTTTATGAAGACAGAACACTCGAAGGAGTGACAGATAAGGTTGGAACAGTACGTCAGGACTTACGTTATTTAGCTGAGAACTTCTTTAAAGATGATAGTTATGTGAAAGTTGAGGGTCGTCCATTGTTATTAGACTTCGGTCCTATTCAGATGGAATCGCCAAAAGACTGGTATCGTAGTTTCTCTATCCTCACTACAAAACCAATGTTCCTTGTACTGGAAGGAAAGATGGGTAGTGTCAATAATGCTACTTATTCAGACAATGCACAAGGTGTTTATACATGGGTGAATCCTAATCCTAACTATGCTATAGCTAAGGGTTATAAGTGCTTTGTAGGTGGTGCTATGCCTGGTTTCTGGGACTATTACAAAGAAGGTGAGGGCGGTACAGGTTATCAAACCTACAATGCTGAGAACGGAGCGTTGTTCCAGCGACAGCTTGATGCAGCCCGACAGGCAGGTCTGAAGTATCTGCAAATAAGCACATGGAACGACTATGGCGAGGGAACTACTATCGAACCAACCTTGGAGTATGGGTATAAATACCTCCTCATGTTGCAGAAGTTCACCGGCGTAAGCTATCAGCAAGCCGACTTAGAACTTATCTATCGCTGGTATCAAGCACGTGTTGCACAACCTAATAATGCGAAGGTAAAGGAGGCATATAACGCCCTTGTACAAT
- a CDS encoding SusC/RagA family TonB-linked outer membrane protein: MKLTIKNKLSRLILFALMMFCSQVSAQDFTATGTVSDSGHEPLIGASVSVVGGKVGAITDIDGNFTIQCRQGDMLEITYVGYTSRNVQAGKGLKIVMEEDAKTLDEVTIVGVGYGKMRKSDLTGAIASVNSKDMKQGVITSTEQLLQGKVAGLSIVQSSGAVESGASIRLRGGTSLSASNGPLVVVDGIPGVDINSVQPSEIVSMDILKDASAAAIYGSRGANGVIIITTNRQGSDTEVNTVQYNGYVALASAAKTLDLLSANQWRSYVRSTGNMSALDFGASTDWQKELMRTAISHGHNINFSSSKKKHGYRASFTYNNNEGVIKNNTMNRLAGSLSAYQTGMNGRLRLDEGINTNFDSWHPVDNRIFERMTNLQPTFPVYNQDGSYAQFNGTNTENPVELNNNRTEDHKRHRFLGYLKAELSLLEGLVATVNTSYEFNSVKSGLYKPTYARMEGQSEHGWGQRIYDDYTNKQLELYLTYDKKFADIHHLNLMGGYSYLDNTYEGFSSTRSGFDSDAFGYNNLGAGTDHRQGDVGSYKGESKLISFFGRVNYSLMDCYMLTATLRNDGSSRFGQHHKWGVFPSLSLAWRISEEPFMASTREWLDNLKLRAGFGVTGNQNGIGEYKSLSILSAAGSAYYDGTTGTWKNSYTQIQNPNPDLKWESTAQWNLGVDFSLYNRLNGTLELYYKKTSDLLWTYPVPQPPYLVGTMLANVGDLVNKGFELTLGYKAVRTKDWTLDANLSLAYNHQEITKLSNDQYQAVGLQAGPLHSVRGMSNTYAQVIKEGFPAGAFWGPHCTGISDDGKYMLEKDENGKVKEGYLGSAMPKWNLGLSLNATWRDFDASVAAYGMFGQKVLNVSRMVMYDPTRFPSQNTLDDFMKSGITDNPTFSDYFIENGDFFRLQSITLGYSVPMNAVKKMGLSRLRFYVTGENLFCITGYKGIDPEVSVPDNVLNSPGIDFFNSYPRPRTFSLGVNIGF, encoded by the coding sequence ATGAAACTAACAATAAAAAATAAACTATCGAGACTCATCCTCTTTGCGTTGATGATGTTCTGTAGTCAGGTATCAGCACAGGACTTCACTGCTACTGGTACGGTATCTGATAGCGGTCATGAGCCACTTATTGGCGCTTCGGTGAGTGTTGTAGGCGGTAAGGTGGGTGCTATCACTGATATTGATGGTAATTTCACTATCCAGTGCCGACAAGGTGATATGCTAGAAATCACCTATGTAGGCTATACAAGTCGTAATGTGCAGGCAGGAAAAGGCTTGAAAATCGTGATGGAAGAGGATGCCAAGACACTTGATGAGGTGACTATCGTGGGCGTCGGATACGGTAAGATGCGCAAGAGCGACCTTACGGGTGCCATTGCCTCAGTCAATTCTAAGGATATGAAACAGGGTGTTATCACCTCTACTGAGCAGTTGTTGCAGGGTAAGGTGGCTGGTCTTTCTATCGTACAAAGCTCTGGAGCTGTTGAGTCTGGTGCTTCTATCCGTCTTCGTGGTGGTACGTCTTTGTCGGCAAGTAATGGTCCGTTGGTTGTTGTAGATGGTATTCCAGGTGTTGATATCAACTCTGTTCAACCTTCAGAGATTGTCAGCATGGATATTCTTAAGGACGCCTCTGCTGCGGCTATCTATGGTTCTCGTGGTGCAAATGGTGTTATCATCATCACTACCAATCGTCAAGGTTCAGACACTGAGGTGAATACTGTTCAGTATAATGGCTATGTTGCCTTAGCTTCTGCAGCCAAAACACTCGACTTACTATCGGCAAATCAGTGGCGTAGTTATGTTCGTTCAACAGGTAATATGAGTGCTTTAGACTTCGGAGCAAGCACCGACTGGCAGAAAGAACTTATGCGTACGGCTATCTCTCATGGGCATAATATCAACTTCTCATCGTCAAAGAAGAAGCATGGATACCGTGCCAGCTTCACTTATAACAATAATGAAGGTGTCATTAAGAACAATACTATGAACCGACTTGCTGGTTCTCTCTCTGCTTATCAGACTGGAATGAATGGTCGTTTACGCTTGGATGAGGGCATCAATACCAACTTTGACAGTTGGCATCCAGTCGATAACCGTATCTTTGAACGCATGACTAACCTTCAACCAACCTTCCCTGTCTATAATCAAGACGGCAGTTATGCTCAATTCAATGGTACTAACACTGAGAATCCAGTTGAGTTAAACAATAACAGAACTGAAGATCACAAACGTCATCGCTTCTTAGGCTACTTGAAGGCAGAGCTTTCTCTCCTCGAAGGATTGGTTGCTACGGTCAATACATCCTATGAATTCAACTCTGTTAAGTCGGGCTTATACAAGCCTACTTACGCTCGAATGGAGGGACAGAGTGAGCATGGATGGGGTCAAAGAATCTATGATGACTATACAAATAAGCAGTTAGAACTTTACTTAACATACGATAAAAAGTTCGCAGACATCCACCATTTGAATCTTATGGGTGGTTATTCTTACCTCGATAACACCTATGAAGGCTTCAGCTCAACACGCTCTGGCTTTGATTCTGATGCTTTCGGATATAACAACTTAGGTGCAGGAACAGACCACAGACAGGGAGATGTGGGTTCTTATAAGGGTGAATCAAAACTCATTTCGTTCTTTGGTCGTGTGAACTACAGCCTGATGGACTGCTATATGCTTACTGCTACGCTGCGTAATGATGGTTCTTCTCGCTTCGGTCAGCACCATAAGTGGGGCGTATTCCCTTCTCTTTCTTTGGCTTGGCGTATCTCTGAAGAACCTTTCATGGCTTCAACACGTGAGTGGCTCGACAACTTAAAGCTTCGTGCAGGCTTCGGTGTGACTGGTAATCAGAATGGTATTGGCGAATATAAGTCGCTTTCTATCCTCTCTGCAGCAGGTTCTGCCTACTACGATGGGACTACGGGAACATGGAAGAACTCCTACACACAGATTCAAAACCCTAACCCTGACCTCAAATGGGAGTCAACAGCACAGTGGAACCTTGGTGTTGATTTCTCTCTATACAATAGATTGAATGGTACGTTAGAACTTTACTATAAGAAGACTTCCGACCTCCTTTGGACTTATCCAGTGCCACAACCTCCATACCTTGTGGGTACGATGTTGGCGAATGTTGGTGACTTAGTAAACAAGGGATTTGAGCTTACTTTGGGTTATAAAGCAGTCCGTACGAAGGATTGGACACTTGATGCTAACCTCTCTCTTGCCTACAACCACCAGGAGATTACGAAGCTTTCTAACGACCAATATCAGGCAGTAGGACTTCAAGCAGGTCCATTGCACAGTGTTCGTGGTATGTCAAACACCTACGCACAGGTCATCAAAGAGGGCTTTCCAGCAGGTGCCTTCTGGGGTCCTCATTGCACAGGAATCTCAGACGACGGCAAGTATATGCTTGAGAAAGACGAGAATGGAAAGGTGAAAGAAGGCTATTTAGGCTCAGCAATGCCTAAGTGGAACCTTGGTCTTTCACTCAATGCAACATGGCGTGACTTCGATGCAAGCGTAGCTGCTTATGGTATGTTCGGACAGAAGGTACTGAATGTTAGCCGCATGGTGATGTATGATCCAACACGCTTCCCATCACAGAACACCCTCGACGACTTCATGAAGAGCGGTATTACTGATAATCCAACTTTCTCTGATTACTTCATAGAGAATGGTGATTTCTTCCGTCTACAGTCTATCACTTTGGGTTATTCTGTTCCGATGAATGCAGTGAAGAAGATGGGTCTTAGTCGTCTACGTTTCTATGTGACAGGCGAAAACCTCTTCTGTATTACAGGCTATAAGGGTATCGATCCAGAAGTAAGTGTACCAGATAACGTACTGAACTCACCTGGTATTGACTTCTTCAACAGTTATCCACGACCACGCACTTTCTCATTGGGTGTGAACATTGGCTTCTAA
- a CDS encoding RagB/SusD family nutrient uptake outer membrane protein has protein sequence MKRLNISISNILPGRKTWLGVGLLLAMASCTDLNEQLYDKVSQDDYGKTSSEVATIVGGAYATLRGYGSGTPEGAGIICYPTCEYVFFTQECSSDEACIPTRGTDWYDGGRYQQFQRHNWDAKNSGILSVWRYNFTGVSKVNAIIYQVEQSGLTTEDKQKVEAELRGLRAYYYYNLLDCFGNVPVVTDFTQKELPTNTPRKDVFAFIEKELKEIIPLLPSGITYGRFTQNVANTLLARLYLNAEVFTGTARWQDCLDACNKVQGYSLTANYKASFAIQNEKSPEIIFAIPYDHKQGTVGNYLASMTYHYNQKLAFDPAGVYQWCGNGICAQPGLYSSFDAKDVRRQSLLIGQQYSAKDGSEVLMDDGSPLNYTEEIDNFTDAAKNAGARLNKYEWSANDSWERDNDWVLMRYAEILMMQAECNFRLGYTSTALTYINQIRKRAGLDDLTTLTLDDLDTEWKHEFVFENLRRTTNIRFGTYFKAWWEKPADPADKHTGIYPIPQEELSKNPNLKQNPGYES, from the coding sequence ATGAAACGATTGAATATTAGCATATCAAATATCCTTCCTGGACGGAAGACTTGGTTAGGAGTAGGACTGCTCTTAGCAATGGCTTCCTGTACTGACCTTAACGAACAACTTTACGATAAGGTGTCGCAGGATGACTATGGCAAGACTTCTTCTGAGGTAGCAACTATCGTTGGAGGTGCTTACGCTACTCTCCGAGGCTATGGTTCAGGTACTCCTGAGGGTGCAGGTATCATCTGTTATCCTACTTGTGAGTATGTCTTCTTCACACAGGAGTGCTCAAGTGATGAAGCATGTATCCCAACCCGTGGTACAGACTGGTATGATGGTGGTCGCTATCAGCAGTTCCAACGCCACAACTGGGACGCTAAGAACTCTGGTATCCTCTCTGTTTGGCGATATAACTTCACAGGTGTTTCAAAGGTGAATGCCATCATCTATCAGGTAGAACAGAGTGGACTGACCACAGAGGATAAGCAGAAAGTGGAGGCAGAGTTGCGTGGCTTGCGTGCTTACTACTATTACAACCTGCTCGACTGCTTTGGAAACGTACCTGTTGTGACCGACTTCACGCAGAAGGAACTCCCAACAAATACTCCGCGTAAGGATGTCTTTGCCTTCATTGAGAAGGAACTTAAGGAGATTATCCCACTCTTGCCTTCTGGCATTACCTACGGTCGTTTTACCCAGAACGTAGCCAATACGCTCTTGGCACGACTCTATCTCAATGCCGAGGTGTTTACTGGTACGGCTCGTTGGCAGGACTGTCTTGATGCTTGTAATAAGGTTCAAGGCTATTCGCTGACTGCAAATTATAAGGCAAGTTTCGCTATTCAGAATGAGAAATCTCCTGAAATCATCTTTGCAATACCTTACGATCACAAGCAGGGAACCGTAGGTAACTATCTTGCAAGTATGACCTACCACTATAATCAGAAGTTGGCTTTCGATCCAGCTGGCGTTTATCAGTGGTGTGGTAACGGTATCTGCGCACAGCCTGGACTCTACTCATCATTCGATGCGAAGGATGTACGTCGCCAAAGTCTGCTCATCGGTCAGCAATATAGTGCTAAGGATGGTTCTGAAGTACTGATGGATGATGGCTCACCATTGAACTATACGGAGGAGATAGATAACTTTACTGATGCCGCTAAGAATGCTGGTGCACGTCTGAACAAGTACGAATGGAGTGCTAATGACTCTTGGGAGCGCGACAACGACTGGGTACTAATGCGCTATGCAGAGATTTTAATGATGCAAGCAGAGTGTAACTTCCGTTTGGGTTACACCTCAACAGCACTCACTTATATCAATCAGATTCGCAAGCGTGCAGGCCTTGACGACCTCACAACGCTCACCCTCGACGATCTTGACACAGAGTGGAAGCACGAGTTTGTATTTGAGAATTTGCGCCGTACAACCAACATCCGCTTTGGAACTTACTTCAAAGCGTGGTGGGAGAAGCCAGCCGATCCTGCCGACAAGCATACAGGTATCTATCCAATTCCACAAGAGGAGTTGAGCAAGAACCCTAACTTAAAGCAGAATCCTGGCTACGAAAGTTAA